Proteins from one Chitinophaga oryzae genomic window:
- a CDS encoding ClpP family protease produces MAFLIPTVIDGDGRNAFDIYSLLLKERIIFLGTAIDDQVANLIVAQLLYLDSIGHQPISIYINSPGGAIYSGLAIYDTMKMLKSPVSTMSVGFTGSMSTVILSAGAKGQRYALPHATVHMHPAGGGAKGYTEDVRIAYREQERLQSQLFYLLAQHAGRRTEEIEAAFDNDHFMNAVEAQAFGLVDQVLGSTEDLIALEHSPFRVALMQPQLAAGKALTGSSRPALP; encoded by the coding sequence ATGGCTTTTTTGATTCCTACCGTCATTGACGGCGATGGCCGCAATGCCTTTGATATATACAGCCTGCTCCTGAAGGAGCGCATCATTTTTCTCGGCACAGCTATCGACGACCAGGTAGCCAACCTGATCGTAGCGCAGCTGCTTTACCTCGACAGTATCGGGCACCAGCCCATCAGCATATATATCAATAGTCCCGGTGGCGCCATCTATTCAGGCCTGGCCATCTACGACACCATGAAAATGCTGAAGTCGCCCGTATCCACCATGTCCGTAGGCTTCACCGGCAGCATGTCTACCGTTATCCTCTCCGCAGGCGCCAAAGGACAACGCTACGCCCTCCCCCACGCCACGGTGCACATGCATCCCGCAGGCGGCGGCGCCAAAGGCTACACCGAAGATGTCCGCATCGCCTACCGCGAACAGGAGCGCCTGCAAAGTCAGCTCTTCTACCTGCTGGCACAACACGCAGGCAGACGTACGGAAGAAATAGAAGCCGCCTTCGACAACGATCATTTCATGAATGCTGTTGAAGCACAGGCTTTTGGCCTGGTAGACCAGGTCCTCGGTAGTACGGAAGACCTCATTGCACTGGAACATTCCCCTTTCCGTGTGGCGCTCATGCAACCGCAGTTAGCTGCCGGAAAGGCCCTTACCGGCAGCTCCCGCCCAGCACTTCCCTGA
- a CDS encoding lipid II flippase Amj family protein has protein sequence MTPQIIIVLVLTAVINLIVTLSFAVRIVGVTTGRIAITFSLFNILVLVSRTANTFQAPLLAKTVEDELKQQVTGNEGLFRLIILSCTIGSVIGAALIPSFQRMLSKAVEHFSVHRSVPRLLYLGFSGSGMQFIKENLKMPSRESITGLHPVKGFPRKMFLFNLVATAIMTISVLCCVYAAYLNPDYRTTASNLSGVINGVATLLMVLFIDPHSSVLTDDVVLGKVSVSYFRQYITYMVIARVAGTLLAQLLLLPGAALIAKLAEYV, from the coding sequence ATGACGCCGCAGATCATCATTGTACTGGTACTGACAGCCGTTATCAACCTGATTGTTACCTTATCTTTTGCCGTAAGAATTGTAGGAGTAACGACCGGCAGGATAGCCATTACTTTCTCACTTTTCAATATTCTGGTGCTGGTGTCCCGTACGGCCAACACCTTTCAGGCGCCGTTACTGGCCAAAACGGTGGAGGATGAGTTGAAGCAGCAGGTGACGGGCAACGAGGGGCTTTTCCGGTTGATCATTTTATCCTGTACCATCGGTTCAGTTATAGGTGCGGCGTTAATACCTTCTTTTCAGCGGATGTTGTCAAAAGCTGTAGAGCATTTCAGTGTGCACCGTTCCGTTCCCCGGCTGCTCTACCTCGGCTTTTCCGGGTCGGGGATGCAGTTTATCAAAGAGAACCTGAAGATGCCTTCCAGGGAAAGTATTACCGGATTACACCCTGTGAAGGGCTTTCCGAGGAAGATGTTTTTGTTTAACCTGGTTGCCACGGCGATTATGACCATTAGTGTGCTTTGCTGTGTGTATGCTGCATATCTGAATCCTGACTACAGGACCACCGCCAGTAATTTATCCGGTGTTATCAACGGGGTGGCGACGTTGCTGATGGTGCTTTTTATAGACCCGCATTCTTCCGTACTTACTGATGATGTGGTATTGGGCAAAGTGAGCGTCAGTTATTTCCGGCAGTATATTACCTATATGGTGATAGCCCGTGTGGCGGGAACTTTGCTGGCGCAGTTGCTGCTGTTGCCGGGCGCTGCGCTGATAGCGAAACTGGCGGAGTACGTCTGA
- a CDS encoding alpha-galactosidase: protein MKKLFCIGLLLLSHSVFAQRQQVRLSTRNISLVYSVNPEGRLVQQYFGQALQPAEADTSSRGSQEAYITAGMESLLDPAIRIVHNDGNPSLELKYVSSRSGKKDNNVSTTDITLKDPVYPVTVTLHFETYFQEDVIKAWTEIRHTEKQPVLLTAYASSMLHFNAARYWLTQFHGDWAKEANMVEEKLTKGSKVLDSKLGVRANMYQSPMFLLSLNGPANENTGEVMAGTLAWTGNFRFGFEVDEKNALHVSAGINPYASDYTLQPNEVFTTPAFLFTWSDHGKGQTSRNFQHWAVNYGILDGHTPRLTLLNNWEATGMHFDEAKLTSLFSGAAKLGTDLFLLDDGWFANKYPRDADNAGLGDWDTNKDKLPHGLGYLVKEAEKQGVKFGIWLEPEMVNPKSELYTKHPDWILRLPNRGEHYYRNQLVLDLVNPAVQDFVFDIVDKTMSENPGIAYIKWDCNRMMTNTYSPYLKGKQSHLFVDYTRSLYKVLERVRAKYPHLPIMLCSGGGGRTDYGAMKYFTEFWPSDNTDPLDRIYIQYGYSHFFPANTMAAHVTNMGKQSLKFRTDVAMMGKLGYDIKVDDFTPQELQFSHDAVATYNRLRDIIWYGDFYRLVSPYGQPRAVFQYTSADKQKTVVFHYLMNTRRVDIFPVVKLQGLDPKKNYRVTETNLFPGTKSAFGNQVYSGDFLMNTGISLTPGRVKPLSSNILEVVAE, encoded by the coding sequence ATGAAAAAATTGTTTTGCATAGGTTTGCTGCTGCTTTCCCACAGCGTTTTCGCGCAGCGTCAACAGGTCCGGCTTTCTACCCGGAACATCAGCCTGGTTTACAGCGTCAATCCCGAGGGACGGCTGGTACAGCAGTACTTCGGACAGGCATTGCAGCCGGCTGAAGCCGACACCTCATCCCGTGGCTCCCAGGAAGCCTATATCACCGCCGGGATGGAAAGCCTCCTGGACCCGGCCATCCGGATAGTACATAACGACGGCAATCCATCGCTGGAGCTCAAATACGTTTCTTCCCGGTCAGGCAAGAAAGACAACAATGTCTCTACTACCGATATCACCCTTAAAGATCCCGTATACCCGGTAACCGTTACCCTTCATTTTGAGACTTATTTCCAGGAAGATGTGATCAAGGCGTGGACAGAAATCAGGCACACGGAAAAACAACCCGTGCTGCTGACCGCCTATGCTTCCTCCATGCTGCATTTTAACGCCGCCCGTTACTGGCTGACCCAGTTCCATGGCGACTGGGCCAAGGAGGCGAACATGGTGGAAGAGAAACTGACCAAAGGCAGTAAAGTACTGGACAGCAAACTGGGCGTACGAGCCAATATGTACCAGTCGCCCATGTTCCTGCTTTCTCTCAACGGCCCCGCCAATGAAAACACCGGCGAAGTGATGGCCGGCACACTGGCCTGGACCGGCAATTTCCGCTTCGGCTTTGAAGTGGATGAAAAAAATGCCCTGCACGTAAGCGCAGGCATCAACCCTTACGCCAGCGACTACACGCTGCAGCCTAATGAAGTATTTACCACACCGGCTTTCCTCTTCACCTGGTCAGACCACGGAAAAGGCCAGACCAGCCGCAACTTTCAGCATTGGGCGGTGAACTACGGTATCCTCGACGGACACACACCGCGGCTCACCTTGCTGAACAACTGGGAGGCCACTGGTATGCATTTCGACGAAGCTAAACTCACCAGCCTGTTCAGCGGCGCGGCCAAACTCGGCACCGACCTCTTCCTGCTGGACGACGGTTGGTTCGCCAACAAATACCCCCGCGATGCAGACAACGCCGGCCTTGGCGACTGGGACACCAATAAAGATAAACTTCCCCATGGCCTGGGTTACCTGGTGAAAGAAGCAGAAAAACAGGGAGTGAAATTCGGCATCTGGCTGGAACCGGAGATGGTCAACCCCAAAAGTGAACTGTACACCAAACATCCCGACTGGATACTGCGTCTTCCCAACCGCGGCGAGCACTACTATCGCAATCAGCTGGTGCTGGACCTGGTAAACCCGGCCGTACAGGATTTCGTTTTTGATATCGTGGATAAAACCATGAGCGAAAACCCTGGTATCGCCTACATCAAATGGGACTGTAACCGGATGATGACCAACACCTACTCCCCTTATCTGAAAGGAAAACAATCCCATCTTTTTGTTGACTATACCCGCAGCCTTTATAAGGTGCTGGAAAGAGTGCGCGCCAAGTACCCGCATCTCCCTATAATGCTGTGCTCCGGTGGCGGCGGCCGCACAGACTACGGCGCCATGAAATACTTTACGGAATTCTGGCCCAGCGACAACACCGACCCGCTCGACAGGATTTACATTCAATACGGCTATTCCCATTTCTTCCCGGCCAACACCATGGCAGCGCACGTAACCAATATGGGCAAACAATCGCTGAAGTTCCGTACGGATGTGGCCATGATGGGCAAACTGGGTTATGATATAAAAGTGGACGATTTCACACCGCAGGAATTGCAGTTCAGCCACGATGCCGTTGCTACGTATAACCGTTTACGTGATATAATCTGGTATGGGGATTTCTATCGTCTTGTTTCACCATACGGGCAGCCCCGTGCAGTATTCCAATACACCAGCGCCGACAAACAGAAAACGGTCGTGTTTCATTACCTCATGAATACCCGCCGGGTGGATATTTTCCCGGTAGTGAAGCTACAGGGACTGGATCCGAAAAAGAACTACCGTGTTACAGAAACCAACCTTTTCCCCGGAACAAAATCAGCTTTTGGAAACCAGGTATACAGCGGGGATTTTCTCATGAATACAGGTATCAGTCTAACGCCCGGAAGAGTAAAACCGCTAAGCAGTAATATACTGGAAGTGGTAGCAGAATAA
- the cls gene encoding cardiolipin synthase, translating to MHTLINYLTGSDWHLYVKISSTVLLILTFAGVIFSILLENRNPIKAMAYIMLLVFIPIVGLIVYYYLGRDLRKKRRFTLKGSKDEVLFAKYWQSQRSEIEQMQLELRQAVGTKQELSAMLLNTRQSILTKNNRVKLLINGEEKFPEVMAALRAAKHHIHIEYYMIAADDVGNEVTQILVEKLNQGVQVRFVYDDMGSDRIKKIPKILKENGASVYTFSPVLVGLYRNANYRNHRKIIVIDGSVGFVGGINLDDRYINNGKHDLFWRDTHLKIEGDAVNLLQLQFLMSYRYCSKEVFPFEAPFFGRSATLSGTCFTDIVASGPDSEWPMTMSSILMAINVAKRRIRITNPYFVPTEELLTALQIAALAGKDVQLLLPLKGDSFIVQHAALSYMKPLLAAGVKVFFYTRGFIHAKTMVIDDNLAWVSSVNFDNRSFFLNCEIGVLVYDKEVTAKLDRAFDEDLLYALPVQETRWNRRNIFNRFMDSVCRLLTPLL from the coding sequence GTGCATACGCTCATCAACTATCTGACTGGCTCCGACTGGCATCTGTATGTTAAAATAAGCAGCACAGTGCTGTTAATCCTGACATTTGCCGGCGTTATCTTCTCCATACTCCTGGAAAACAGGAACCCGATAAAGGCTATGGCCTATATTATGCTGCTGGTGTTTATACCGATCGTAGGCCTGATCGTATATTATTACCTGGGACGGGACCTGCGTAAAAAAAGGCGGTTCACCCTGAAAGGCAGCAAGGATGAGGTGCTGTTCGCCAAATACTGGCAATCCCAGCGATCGGAAATAGAACAGATGCAACTGGAACTGCGGCAGGCGGTGGGTACCAAGCAGGAATTGTCGGCCATGCTGCTCAATACAAGACAGTCTATTCTCACCAAAAACAACCGGGTAAAACTGCTGATCAACGGGGAAGAAAAATTCCCGGAGGTAATGGCCGCGCTGCGGGCAGCCAAACACCATATCCACATCGAGTATTACATGATCGCTGCAGATGATGTGGGCAATGAAGTAACGCAGATACTGGTGGAAAAACTGAACCAGGGCGTACAGGTCCGCTTTGTTTACGACGATATGGGCAGCGACCGGATAAAAAAAATACCCAAAATACTGAAGGAGAACGGCGCCAGCGTATATACTTTTTCACCCGTGCTGGTAGGCCTTTACCGGAATGCCAACTATCGGAATCACCGGAAAATCATCGTGATAGACGGCTCGGTGGGATTTGTGGGAGGCATCAACCTGGATGACCGTTATATCAACAATGGTAAACACGATCTCTTCTGGCGCGATACGCATCTTAAAATTGAAGGCGATGCCGTAAACCTGCTACAGCTACAGTTTCTCATGAGTTACCGCTATTGCAGCAAAGAAGTATTTCCTTTTGAAGCGCCTTTCTTCGGTCGTTCCGCCACGCTCTCCGGCACTTGTTTTACCGATATTGTCGCCAGCGGACCGGATTCAGAATGGCCTATGACCATGAGTTCTATTCTCATGGCCATCAATGTGGCCAAAAGAAGGATCAGGATCACCAATCCATATTTTGTGCCCACGGAAGAATTGCTGACAGCCTTACAGATCGCAGCTTTGGCGGGGAAAGACGTGCAGCTGCTGCTGCCGCTGAAAGGCGATTCCTTTATTGTGCAGCATGCGGCCCTCTCCTATATGAAGCCCTTACTGGCAGCAGGTGTGAAGGTATTTTTTTACACAAGAGGTTTCATTCACGCCAAAACGATGGTCATAGATGATAACCTGGCCTGGGTGAGCTCTGTCAATTTTGACAACCGCAGTTTTTTCCTGAATTGTGAAATCGGTGTGTTGGTGTATGATAAGGAAGTAACAGCCAAGCTGGACCGTGCATTTGATGAAGATCTGCTGTATGCCTTGCCCGTACAGGAAACCCGCTGGAACAGAAGAAATATTTTCAACCGGTTTATGGACTCTGTCTGCAGGCTGCTGACGCCTTTATTATAG
- a CDS encoding RNA polymerase sigma factor yields MEDLNQIHTIISGCCDKNRSSQELLYRKFFGYALSICMRYAPNREEAIEIMNDGFLKVFQRISTFDSNRPFKAWLSKIMVNTAIDFLRSKKKLVFTDQAEHYHELGKEDNVVEKLSYDELLMHVQSLSPAYRTVFNLYVMEGYQHHEIAVLLGISQGTSKSNLFKAKKILQEKILIAAGKGATATTAVNFVVHKNE; encoded by the coding sequence GTGGAAGACCTGAACCAAATTCATACCATCATTTCAGGGTGCTGTGATAAGAATCGCAGCAGCCAGGAATTGCTGTACCGTAAATTTTTTGGGTATGCTTTGAGTATCTGTATGCGTTATGCGCCAAACAGGGAAGAAGCGATTGAAATTATGAATGATGGTTTTCTGAAAGTTTTTCAGCGTATTTCTACCTTTGATAGCAATCGCCCGTTTAAAGCATGGCTGAGTAAAATTATGGTCAACACCGCCATTGATTTTCTACGCAGTAAAAAGAAGCTGGTATTTACCGATCAGGCAGAACACTATCATGAATTGGGAAAGGAAGATAATGTAGTGGAAAAACTGTCTTATGATGAACTGCTGATGCATGTGCAATCCCTGTCACCGGCCTATCGGACTGTATTCAATCTCTATGTTATGGAAGGTTATCAGCATCATGAAATTGCTGTGCTGCTGGGGATTTCTCAAGGCACCTCCAAATCCAATCTGTTTAAAGCAAAGAAAATACTACAGGAAAAAATTCTCATCGCTGCAGGTAAAGGCGCTACCGCCACTACCGCCGTTAACTTTGTTGTGCATAAAAATGAGTGA
- the mnmG gene encoding tRNA uridine-5-carboxymethylaminomethyl(34) synthesis enzyme MnmG — protein sequence MFPSYDIIVVGAGHAGCEAAAAAANMGSKVLLVTMNMQTIAQMSCNPAMGGIAKGQIVREIDALGGFSGIVTDQSLIQFRMLNRSKGPAMWSPRAQSDRMLFAAKWREALEKTPNVDFYQDMVKGLLVKDGRCYGVVTGLGHEIKAKAVVLTNGTFLNGVIHIGDKQFGGGRVAEKAATGITEQLVSLGFESDRLKTGTPPRIDGRSLDYSKMEEQLGDEDIVGFSYLDIEKIKPAQQRSCWITYTSDAVHEMLRTGFDRSPMFQGRIQGTGPRYCPSIEDKINRFAERERHQLFVEPEGFDTVEIYVNGFSTSLPEDVQMKALRLVPGFENCRMFRPGYAIEYDFFPPTQLQFSLETKQVQNLFFAGQINGTTGYEEAACQGLMAGINAHLKATEQDPFILKRSEAYIGVLIDDLINKGTEEPYRMFTSRAEFRTLLRQDNADLRLTERSYKLGLAKEDRMAKVQQKKEQVEKVKTILKELSIEPEEIGTLLESKSSAGLTQKQRAHQILLRPNLDIFSMKTAVPKIEQALAGFGREVLEQAEIQIKYDVYIEKENELVKKMSQLEDLIIPENFDYSKLVSLSTEAKQKFTKIRPHTLGQASRISGVNPSDVQILMVYMGR from the coding sequence ATGTTTCCATCATACGATATCATTGTGGTAGGCGCTGGCCATGCGGGGTGTGAAGCTGCCGCTGCTGCTGCCAATATGGGCTCCAAAGTTCTGCTGGTGACCATGAACATGCAAACCATCGCACAGATGAGTTGCAACCCTGCTATGGGGGGAATTGCCAAAGGTCAGATTGTAAGAGAAATAGATGCACTCGGCGGTTTTTCAGGGATTGTTACAGACCAGTCCCTGATACAGTTCAGGATGCTCAATCGCTCTAAAGGACCCGCTATGTGGAGCCCCCGTGCTCAGAGCGACCGTATGCTTTTTGCTGCAAAATGGCGGGAAGCCCTGGAAAAAACCCCGAACGTGGACTTCTACCAGGACATGGTAAAAGGCCTCCTCGTAAAAGATGGCCGTTGCTATGGGGTGGTAACCGGACTGGGACATGAAATCAAAGCGAAAGCAGTAGTGCTTACCAACGGTACTTTCCTCAACGGTGTAATTCACATCGGTGATAAACAATTTGGCGGAGGCCGCGTCGCTGAAAAAGCGGCGACAGGAATCACGGAACAACTCGTTTCCCTCGGCTTCGAAAGCGATCGCCTGAAAACAGGAACACCTCCCCGTATCGATGGCAGAAGCCTGGACTATTCCAAAATGGAAGAACAACTGGGCGACGAAGACATCGTAGGATTTTCCTATCTCGACATAGAAAAAATAAAACCGGCACAACAAAGAAGCTGCTGGATTACCTATACCAGCGACGCAGTACATGAAATGCTGCGCACCGGATTTGACAGATCTCCCATGTTCCAGGGACGCATCCAGGGCACCGGCCCCCGTTACTGCCCCAGCATCGAAGATAAAATCAACCGCTTTGCGGAAAGGGAAAGACACCAGCTGTTCGTGGAACCGGAAGGCTTCGATACCGTGGAAATATATGTGAACGGATTCTCTACCTCCCTGCCCGAAGATGTGCAAATGAAAGCACTCCGCCTGGTACCAGGGTTTGAAAACTGCCGCATGTTCCGCCCGGGTTATGCTATCGAATACGATTTCTTCCCGCCGACACAGTTACAGTTCTCCCTGGAAACAAAACAGGTGCAAAACCTCTTCTTTGCCGGTCAGATCAATGGGACCACCGGATACGAAGAAGCGGCATGCCAGGGATTGATGGCAGGTATCAACGCCCACCTGAAAGCCACCGAACAGGATCCTTTTATCCTGAAAAGAAGCGAAGCCTATATCGGGGTACTGATCGACGATCTGATCAATAAAGGAACGGAAGAACCTTACCGCATGTTCACCTCCCGGGCCGAATTCCGGACACTGCTCCGTCAGGATAACGCCGACCTGCGCCTTACCGAAAGAAGCTATAAACTGGGCCTCGCAAAGGAAGACAGAATGGCTAAAGTACAACAGAAAAAAGAACAGGTGGAAAAGGTAAAAACCATCCTGAAAGAACTGTCCATCGAACCGGAAGAAATCGGCACCCTGCTGGAATCCAAATCATCTGCCGGCCTTACCCAAAAACAACGGGCCCACCAGATATTGCTCCGCCCGAACCTGGATATCTTCTCCATGAAAACAGCCGTTCCGAAAATAGAACAGGCACTGGCTGGCTTCGGCAGAGAAGTACTGGAACAGGCAGAAATTCAGATCAAATACGATGTATATATAGAGAAGGAAAATGAACTGGTGAAAAAAATGAGCCAGCTCGAAGACCTGATTATCCCGGAGAATTTTGATTACAGTAAACTGGTTTCCCTCTCCACCGAGGCCAAACAAAAGTTCACTAAAATCCGTCCGCATACATTGGGACAAGCCAGCAGGATCAGCGGCGTTAATCCCAGCGATGTACAAATCCTGATGGTATACATGGGAAGATAA
- the ybeY gene encoding rRNA maturation RNase YbeY, producing MAIQFTAHEVKVDLKEKRKLKAFLKDLFADEGQGVKDLHYIFCSDAYLLEINKQFLQHDTYTDIVTFEMGEDPDVTEGEIYISVDRVKENAGKFKVSVNQELHRVIFHGALHLCGFKDKSKAENALMQQMEDKYLIKYFGALE from the coding sequence ATGGCAATTCAGTTTACAGCGCACGAGGTAAAAGTGGACCTGAAAGAAAAAAGAAAGTTAAAAGCCTTTTTAAAGGATTTATTTGCCGATGAGGGACAGGGGGTAAAAGACCTGCATTACATTTTTTGTTCTGATGCGTATTTGTTGGAGATCAACAAGCAGTTTTTGCAACATGACACCTACACTGATATCGTTACTTTTGAAATGGGAGAGGATCCGGATGTAACGGAAGGTGAAATTTACATCAGCGTTGACAGGGTGAAAGAGAATGCCGGGAAATTTAAGGTGTCTGTTAACCAGGAGTTGCATAGGGTAATTTTTCATGGTGCTTTACACTTGTGTGGATTTAAAGATAAGAGTAAAGCAGAGAATGCACTGATGCAACAAATGGAAGATAAATATCTGATTAAGTATTTCGGTGCATTGGAATAG